From Cricetulus griseus strain 17A/GY chromosome 1 unlocalized genomic scaffold, alternate assembly CriGri-PICRH-1.0 chr1_0, whole genome shotgun sequence, a single genomic window includes:
- the Tchhl1 gene encoding trichohyalin-like protein 1, translating into MAHSPLPHIPFALTPEGAASAIIKMSKLLRGIFCVIETFHKYASKDGDNKARLTLRELRQLLEGEIGNFLQPQVFHAVERKLDLLNIDRDGTISFEEFLLAIFSLLNLFYFDISLLSSEPRLMSKSEKMDDVDLLATTRSSQKVVGVGPTQERLVFASEITSSAQPSHEEGEMDEQNRTSPLEDIKTHNLPGEVSEPNDPENQHPEEDSQEVAQDVPATESDGVQFKRNTPAEASKQNDSSTQVIPKEGGKVVRRQSDTKVSDHMAQRPSEDEEHATGKSFKKHSTTQDPLPPKEDKATLEHADLPIEAASGKPSQTQKFFELMDDARISETGEPGKDAGRTPPETTNLKDPKADRRTSEIQGLPEQERKHETRNQSAQSGSRDDSETSSRGKWEEEQKEHERKTEPPAPEAQTQNEKCQEFSRSWRENGAKKGSGTQGLSSEKGNENLPEIKEEYVSEEEARHSEKDIADAFLSNKESPTAEETRGTRERSQELAPLEKQSQGKSHRATKTHDKVARKEDHSEGEDPELPVTQNDEGPCESPSGLAPEIGNSSSDSSELQVPGDLQSQVDTHGDAKQGSDDNNSDPRKQRASGDSSRVQEAVELLVQEGRGLPEEQGQSAREKQDGIGAAVEPSEEGEVQESTAGGENRKSPEAESSGAQ; encoded by the exons ATGGCACACAGCCCGCTGCCCCACATTCCGTTTGCTCTCACTCCCGAAGGAG CGGCTTCCGCGATTATAAAGATGTCGAAGCTCCTGAGAGGAATCTTCTGCGTCATTGAGACATTCCACAAGTATGCCAGCAAGGATGGTGACAACAAGGCAAGGCTGACCCTCAGAGAGCTGAGACAGCTCCTTGAGGGAGAAATCGGGAACTTCCTTCAG cCACAGGTCTTTCATGCTGTGGAGAGAAAGTTGGACCTTCTGAATATTGACAGAGATGGCACCATCAGTTTTGAGGAATTTCTTCTTGCAATCTTCAGCTTATTGAATCTCTTTTATTTTGACATATCATTACTAAGTTCAGAACCAAGACTGATGTCTAAGTCAGAGAAGATGGATGATGTGGACCTTCTGGCGACCACCAGAAGCAGTCAGAAAGTAGTAGGGGTGGGACCAACTCAAGAAAGGCTGGTGTTTGCATCTGAAATCACATCATCAGCTCAGCCCAGCCATGAAGAAGGCGAGATGGATGAACAAAATAGGACAAGCCCATTGGAAGACATTAAGACTCACAACCTTCCAGGAGAGGTGTCTGAGCCCAATGACCCTGAAAATCAACACCCAGAAGAAGATAGTCAGGAAGTCGCACAAGATGTGCCAGCAACAGAATCTGATGGAGTCCAGTTTAAGAGAAATACGCCAGCAGAAGCATCCAAACAGAACGACAGTTCAACACAGGTGATCCCCAAAGAAGGAGGCAAAGTAGTCAGGAGGCAAAGTGACACCAAGGTAAGTGACCATATGGCACAGAGGCCATCTGAAGATGAGGAACATGCCACAGGAAAGAGTTTTAAGAAACATTCCACAACACAAGATCCATTACCCCCGAAAGAAGACAAAGCCACATTGGAGCATGCTGATTTGCCAATAGAAGCTGCTTCTGGGAAACCATCTCAGACACAGAAGTTTTTTGAGCTTATGGATGATGCCAGAATATCTGAAACTGGAGAACCAGGAAAGGATGCTGGCAGAACACCACCTGAAACCACAAATTTAAAGGACCCCAAGGCTGACCGTAGAACATCTGAGATCCAAGGATTGccagagcaagaaagaaaacatgaaactcGAAACCAGTCTGCCCAAAGTGGgagcagagatgactcagaaacATCTAGCAGAGGCAAAtgggaggaggagcagaaagaacaCGAAAGAAAAACCGAACCCCCAGCACCAGAAGcccaaacacagaatgagaaGTGTCAAGAGTTCTCAAGATCATGGAGGGAAAACGGGGCCAAAAAGGGCTCTGGTACACAAGGGCTAAGCTctgagaaaggaaatgagaatctCCCTGAAATTAAGGAGGAATACGTCTCAGAAGAAGAGGCAAGACACAGTGAGAAAGACATAGCAGATGCATTTTTGAGCAACAAAGAGAGCCCCACAGCTGAAGAGACACGGGGAACAAGAGAAAGGTCACAGGAGCTGGCCCCACTTGAAAAGCAATCTCAAGGAAAAAGTCATAGGGCCACCAAGACTCATGACAAGGTAGCCAGGAAGGAAGATCACAGTGAGGGAGAAGATCCTGAGTTGCCAGTTACTCAGAATGATGAGGGCCCTTGTGAATCCCCCAGTGGCCTGGCTCCAGAGATAGGCAACAGCAGCTCAGATTCAAGTGAACTACAGGTGCCAGGGGATCTGCAGAGTCAGGTAGATACCCATGGAGACGCTAAGCAAGGAAGTGATGATAACAACTCAGATCCCCGGAAGCAGAGAGCATCAGGAGACAGCAGCAGAGTGCAGGAGGCTGTAGAGTTGTTAGTCCAAGAAGGCAGAGGGCTCCCAGAGGAACAGGGACAATCTGCCAGAGAGAAGCAGGATGGTATAGGGGCAGCTGTGGAGCCCAGTGAAGAAGGGGAAGTGCAGGAGTCCACAGCAGGAGGTGAAAACAGAAAATCCCCAGAGGCTGAGAGTTCAGGGGCCCAGTGA